The following are encoded in a window of Nakamurella sp. A5-74 genomic DNA:
- a CDS encoding HAMP domain-containing sensor histidine kinase, translating into MRRLPAPSRWSVRARSAMASALILAAALFLVFAAVLFILKVSLEAVSHDAARARAHEIAAALSGEGPAALDEGLFADAGSAVVAQVLDDSGRVVRQSPSAPRVVLTTERPGPGVETDGGLLEVPGALADYWVVSVGATSGSATYVVITGSFQGSTESTVWAVFSALAIAWPLTIALAWAATYLLVGRAFRPVDTISATVSRIRAEDLGERIAVPPSEDEIARLAVTMNTMLDRLLAGRQAQQRFVGDASHELRSPLSGIIAALELATIRPGTLDADVIGSSLLPEARRMQSLIDDLLLLATADERGLHPVVVDVDLDDIVDTVADTTRVGLAGSDRRPRIVVRSTPVRVSGDHHQLTRMVRNLVDNAVRYADSGVLVELSSRGPDAVVRVADDGPGIAPEDRVRVLDRFVRLDAGRSRAAGGAGLGLAIVAEVVAAHRGTVEVSAADSGGACFTVRIPLPPAQPDPLPEASSR; encoded by the coding sequence ATGCGCAGGCTCCCCGCTCCCTCACGCTGGAGTGTGCGTGCCCGCTCCGCGATGGCGTCCGCGCTCATCCTGGCTGCCGCACTGTTCCTGGTCTTTGCTGCGGTGCTGTTCATTCTGAAGGTGTCCCTGGAGGCTGTGTCACACGATGCCGCGAGGGCGAGGGCACACGAGATCGCCGCAGCTCTGAGCGGCGAAGGACCCGCAGCCCTCGACGAGGGTCTGTTCGCAGACGCGGGGTCGGCCGTCGTCGCGCAGGTACTCGACGATTCCGGCCGCGTGGTGCGTCAGTCGCCGTCGGCGCCGCGCGTCGTCCTCACCACCGAACGTCCCGGCCCCGGCGTCGAGACCGACGGCGGACTCCTCGAGGTACCCGGCGCCCTGGCCGACTACTGGGTGGTCTCCGTCGGAGCGACGAGCGGGTCAGCCACCTACGTCGTGATCACCGGTTCGTTCCAGGGCTCGACCGAGTCGACGGTCTGGGCAGTGTTCAGCGCGCTGGCGATCGCCTGGCCGCTCACCATCGCACTGGCATGGGCAGCCACGTACCTGTTGGTGGGCAGGGCTTTCCGCCCGGTGGACACCATCTCGGCGACGGTGTCCCGGATCCGTGCCGAGGATCTCGGCGAGCGGATAGCGGTGCCGCCCAGCGAGGACGAGATCGCTCGACTGGCGGTCACGATGAACACCATGTTGGACCGCCTGCTGGCCGGCCGACAAGCCCAGCAGCGGTTCGTCGGGGACGCGTCCCACGAGTTGCGCAGTCCGTTGTCCGGCATCATCGCCGCGCTGGAGTTGGCCACGATCCGGCCGGGCACACTGGATGCGGACGTGATCGGCAGCTCCTTGCTGCCCGAAGCCCGTCGGATGCAGTCACTGATCGACGACCTGCTCCTGCTGGCGACCGCGGACGAGCGGGGCCTGCATCCGGTGGTGGTGGACGTCGACCTCGACGACATCGTCGACACCGTGGCGGACACCACCCGGGTGGGCCTCGCCGGCTCGGATCGCCGACCCCGGATCGTGGTGCGCTCAACCCCCGTCCGGGTCAGCGGCGATCACCACCAATTGACCAGGATGGTGCGGAACCTGGTGGACAACGCCGTGCGGTACGCCGACTCCGGGGTGCTCGTGGAGCTGAGCTCGCGCGGCCCCGATGCGGTGGTGCGGGTGGCCGACGACGGACCCGGGATCGCCCCGGAAGATCGCGTCCGGGTGCTGGATCGATTCGTCCGGCTGGATGCCGGCCGGTCCAGAGCGGCCGGCGGCGCCGGGCTGGGTCTGGCGATCGTGGCCGAGGTAGTGGCTGCGCACCGCGGCAC